In Dasypus novemcinctus isolate mDasNov1 chromosome 10, mDasNov1.1.hap2, whole genome shotgun sequence, one DNA window encodes the following:
- the LMO1 gene encoding rhombotin-1 has product MLSVQPKGKQKGCAGCNRKIKDRYLLKALDKYWHEDCLKCACCDCRLGEVGSTLYTKANLILCRRDYLRLFGTTGNCAACSKLIPAFEMVMRARDNVYHLDCFACQLCNQRFCVGDKFFLKNNMILCQMDYEEGQLNGTFESQVQ; this is encoded by the exons ATGCTCTCCGTCCAGCCCAAAGGGAAGCAGAAGGGCTGCGCAGGCTGTAACCGCAAGATCAAGGACCGCTACCTGCTGAAGGCGCTGGACAAGTACTGGCACGAAGACTGCCTCAAGTGTGCCTGCTGTGACTGTCGCCTGGGCGAGGTGGGCTCCACCCTGTACACCAAGGCCAACCTCATCCTGTGCCGGCGCGACTACCTGAG GCTCTTTGGCACCACAGGAAACTGTGCCGCCTGCAGCAAGTTGATCCCAGCCTTCGAGATGGTGATGAGGGCCCGGGACAACGTGTACCACCTCGACTGCTTCGCCTGCCAGCTCTGCAACCAGAG GTTTTGTGTGGGAGACAAATTCTTCCTGAAGAACAACATGATCTTGTGTCAGATGGACTATGAGGAGGGGCAGCTCAATGGCACCTTTGAATCCCAGGTGCAGTAA